TAAGattatttccttgtttttaGCCATGCTGGTTCTATGAAAGGCAGTTTTGGTCTATCGGTTCTACAtcaaatgtctcaacaactgttggattGAGTGCCATTCAATTTAATTTGGTATGAAtatcatgatccccagaggatgaatctaaCTGGCTCTTCCACTACTGCCATCAACAggtcaaaaaaacaatgacatctctatcacacacacctccacttCAGTtttttgtgctaattagcaattgTTAGTATGCTAACACGCTTAATTTAAGAGTGTTAACCCATTTGTGCCTGcaactgaatttttttatttctgtgatcTGAAGAAATCTTCAAAATGGTTAAAACCTTTGGCTGAAAATCATCATACTACATTTATTATATGGGCACATGATGGAACTACTGCTTATTGCAATATAATCCATTATATTTTAGGAACAAACAGTAGTTCCATGTGCTCAAGGACTAAATAGAGGATGATTGATATATGAAACATATGCACaaatatgcaattaaaaaaatattttcaaatggaaaacatttaataaacacaaTGTTAGTGTTTTAGTATTGTTGTTGTGAGCATTGCCATGCTGATGATAGCATGTGCCCTAACATTGCTGCTGCTAAACAGTTATACTTGTTTAGGCCGTTTatcaaacaaaaaggcaaacTTTCTGACAGTCAGAAAATAAAAGGACAATATGAAGGCATCACCTTGGATAATGGAATAGCGATCGGCATTTATCACAATTTCTTGACGTTTAATCAGCtgaaatattaatcaattagtttaaAAGAATCAAAAGATTCATCAATATTGAAAATGATCATTAGAGGGATCACAGCATACGTTATCTGATTTAATTATTGGTCGACCAATCCCCTTTGGGGACGTTTTTTATGATTATCTAATGAAGAGTTACCCCGAAAGCCATGTGCAtatggcttaaaaaaaataaaccttctTCTCCCTAGGAATTAACTCAGTTGCCTTTAGGCATCTTAACTACTTGGTCAGATTTAGGAAAAGAATAGTGAAAAGGAATAGTGAAATACTtcgttaggttaaggaaaagatcatCGTTTGGGTTTAAATACCTACAGAAGTGCTGTAACAGAAGTACCCAAGTAGGGCGACAAATACAAcaacgttgacttcttgtttAACAAGGGGAACGAACGGAGGCCTCCTGAGTGAAAGATTGCTGTATGTTGGACTCATCCACCTCCCCTGACCTCCCGCCCTGTGTGGGCTTTTTGCGGTCTTATGTATACCTTGGTCATGCATACGTGCACAACATACGCATTGATTTTCGAGGGATGCCTACGATTTACAGCGCACCTTGCTTCCCGTTTGTATACCTACGAATGCTGGAGGAGACCAGCCTGCTAgctgtaaaactgtaaaaatccAAAAGGGAATGGAGAATCTGGGGGACAGTTAATCGATGGGAATATATAGACTCATACAAGTCTTGTCCATCCCCAACGGTCTTTTCGTATCTGTTATGCATCCAATtgtcacagttttaaaaatgatatatataattacgtttcaataaatataaacttgaagattttcatttaaataaatgtcctttAAGTCACTATCTTTGCGAAATGAGGTAACACAATAGTGATTAAGCCTAAAAATGGAACTATGGACACAATTCTGATAAAAAGCATGTAAGTATGGAATTTGGGTATCAGCTAAAGACTCCAGACTGCTGAACTCAGAGcacaattatttaatttaaatttatattGAGATATTGAGAAAATGAACCAAGATTAAAATCTTGGATTTGCATATTGTCCTACAAGccattttattgtgtttagcatcaatgtgtttttaataccaTATATTCACACGGATGTAGCATTATGCTTATATCTTCACAAAAGTGTAAAGCTGAGACCTTGAAAATGACAACTTGTGGGAGCAGTGGGTGATGTGgaaagcttgtgtgtgttctgtaaTTACTGTGGTGCATTCAATCGCCACGGGTAATGTGTGAATGGATGTGGGTGTAAATAATTGTGTATTTACAAAGTACTGTCTGCAATGGGCGGATTCTCCGTCAATGCAACATTGTGGCGATAGTGCTCAAACGTGTACTGAGTGGCATTTTTAAACTTGAGGGCATCAAAGGGGTTAGGAAGTAGAGTAGATAAGATAGTGGTGCACCGAAGTTCTCAGAGCAGGAAGAAGATGTTTTTGCATGATGATGTCTTTGCCTTACTACAAAGATCTACGGTTATTTATGCAGACAGCTGGCAGGTCATTTTAactctctgtccctctttcaGACTCACATCATCCTTCACAAATGTACAATGAGTTAATTTAGTATAAATAGACTTAATGGGCAGATTCAATTACCGCCTGGCCAACGTTACGAATCGCGGTCGTCAGAGATGACAAGATTAGCTTTCGGCTGAAACGGCACCAAGCAGTGATCAGAGCTCAGACACATTTCTGCGGCGGGGAAAGCATAAAATTAGGTACACTGTGACATTAAGTTCTAATTCAGCtcagtttgaaatgaaatgagacAAGGATTTACAAGTTCCGCAATGAACGGTGAGGAGAAAATTGGAGTTGTCTAATTCTTTTGACTCATTGTCCCGCGATCTTGTCAGACCCTACAAAAAGCAGCCCTGTCTAAATATAGACCGGGATATTAGTTAGGACATTTCTCAAAGAGGTCTTTGCGCTGACCTTTCAACGACTACGACACTGAAAGTACATTGtgaaacaacagtaaaatgacaaaaaggtTGTACTGTCTCGAAACTGTAAATGGAAGTTGTTGGAGCAGTaatcttttatttgatttaaaatgttacagagCTTTAGGGCGCCTTTATGttctaaaatatttaatatatttaataactaCTTTTAATGTGTGATTAATATTGTGTGTTGTATCATTTCAGTGTGTTGTTTACATGATCATTTCAACATgtgtaaagtgtctttgagtACTATGAAAAGTGCTCTATGAAAAAATCGATTTGATTGGCTTCCTCTTTGCTTGATGGTCAATCATTTTTGGAAATGCATCAATTGGCTTTCTTGCAAGAGTGGATCCAGAgaaggttagcttagcataaagacagatacaggaagcagggggaaactgctagtctggctctgtccaaaggcaaaaaaaagaatcactgcTGAACTCGTTACATCTGGTTTGTTAAATTTGTACAAAAAGGACTGTTCTTTTAGTGTAACGTGTTGCTCTATTTCTTGGCCAGGtacagtgacttcctggagtttTTCCGTCACTGTGAAGTTGCCTCAACAAGTTCTATGGGACAGATCCAGGGTTGCTGTTTGCTCGTTCCCAatttttatgctaagcttagATTCTGGCTCTAGTTTCAGAGTAGTGGGACAAATATAAGATGTGAATCAATACTCAGACCAACTCTTGGCAAGAATGCAAGCAAGcaatttcctaaaatgtcaaattacttatttatgaaggactggaaaaaaaacaagaagaagaggagggagggaaagtaAAGCAAAATTCCTGACCTTGGCGAATAGTGCGCCCTTGGCTGCCAATGCATCCTCCCCTCTCCCGTTGGGGTAACACTCGAACCGTGCATCCAGGATTGGGTAGCGGCTGGCCAGCATCAGCCCGCTGTTAAGGAATTTGAACCTTGAGCAGCATCCTTTCCAGCCGTACCGGCCAACGTCGCTCAGCACGTAGGGGAAGTAGCGATGCAGCTGCCGCCGCAGTCTGGTCGTCGACCCATGGTCAAACACTTCCTGTAGAGCAAGGAAATCCAAGTTGGCAGGGAAAAAGGCAGAGATCTCATGGTCGAACGTCTCGTCTCCGTGGCGGCGTTTTCTCCCTGGGCGCTTGAAGATTGACGTGCGAGGGACGTGAGAGAGAGTATTGTTGGAGGATATGCCAATGCCACCGTCGCCACCATGGTAACGGGCGAGGGATTCCCTGGAGGCAGTCATGCTGCCCGTGTCTCCCCCTGCCTGCTCCCCAGGCCGATGGTTCCCTttttcagcctcctcctcctgtgggTCTGGCTCTGGGGCGCTGATACTGATTTGAACCCCTGAGGCATGAAGTGGGCAGTCTGGGGATGGTTTTGTCTGAGTCCCTTCCCCATGCACAGGACATTCATGATGGCCTTGGCCACCTTGCGGCCCCGTGGAATGCAAGGGGCAGTCGGGAGCCTCCCCTGAGGTGTGAACGGGACAGTCTGGGCTGCCGTTAGTCCCCGCGGGATGGAGGGGACAGTCTGCTGTCGTGTCTGGGTGAAGGGGGCATTCAGAGGTACCCTGGCATTCAGAGGTACCCTGGTCTCCAGCGGAGGGGTGAACGGGGCAGTCGGCGGCACCTGAGGGGTGAATTGGGCACTCAGTGAGGGGTTCGGTCTCGGTGTCGGCTGGGCCgttggtggtgtgtgtttggtctGGACGCTGGTCCAGAGAGGAGGTGCGCCGGAAACCTGTGGCAAGGCTGCTGAAGGACGCTGCGCTGATGaatgtaacagaaaaaaataagtattaaaaatgcatttgtttgacTGATATTCGAGACAAGAGTACATGCTTTCACTACTGCTAAAACGTAAGCAGAAGGATCCCAAGAACAAGCTCTACTCACCTGATGGAAGTGTTGGTAGGTGAGTCGATGTAGATCTTAATCTGAGGCCGACTGGCACCGTTGCGGATCCTCTTACCAACTTCCCGGGCTCTCCTGTGCGTGTCGGACAGGTTGTTGAACCTGGCTAGGGAGTCGGGCAGCAGGCACACGTTGGCACTGCAGAAACAGAAGCTTCTGCCCTGTGGCCTCCATTCCCCAAGGCCAACCCCCCCTGGCCCGGCCTGGCCCTGCTCGGCCTGGTGTTTGTCTGGCCTGCAGAAGGTAAGCAACATAACACTATATCAAGTCAAACAGAAGCTCAGAAGCACACAAATATCCCTCCATAATGTATGCAAAGAATGGTCGGAAACACGGTTATTCACTTtcatgttagcttagcttagcataaagcctgGTAGCAGGGAGAAACCGCTACCGGGCTAATTATGTATGGTTAGGTTGAGGGGCAGACACCTTCTGATAACTTTGAAACAAAAGATGCAGCCTCATTCGAATAAACTTTATACACATCTAGCTTGTACCGTGGGAAATTGTCTGCTTTAAATGCAATTATCTTGATAGAAGTAATTATTTTCCCACATTGTTTCATTCTTATGTTCATATTCTTTTCTGTTAAGGTATGCTGTCCATACaaccaacattttattttcatttcattatatttttctaCCCTAATCTATCTTCCTCTACTGACTCAGTAAGTATTGCTGCTTTTTGATCATATAAACCATACAACATTCGATAAACCATTACCACATTTTGAAGCAGCAGTATAATTACTGGAAACAAACACTGATAACAAAAGGGAATGTCTAACATTGTGTGCCTCTTAGAAATATTTGtaacagggagagagagtgcTGCTCGTCCACAGCAAACAGAGCTAAATACAGCATTTCAAATGTCGTGGTTATGGTGGGTAGCcacttggctgtgtgtttggataaCCAAACACTCGCTGGGAACTGATTGAGCCTGGCAGCTGGAGGCCAGACCAATGAGCAGACTCTTTACAGTAGATAATGACTCCATTTTCTGCTTCTCGAAATCTCCAAACTCAGGGAACAACTGGTGCTGTAGATATAAAATGAAGCATGACTCTGCAACTGAATTGCTTATTTCTCACCTCAGATAAGTTCAGGAACCCATTTGATGAATAGTTCAGGAGAAAATCGACAGTGAAACTGGCGGTTTCCAGAACAGTTTAAAAATCAGCGGCGAAGCCCAACTGGAGAACATTTTCAATGGGATAACACTAGCTGCTACGCTAGGGCTGGGAAATATTCTATCCCACTATAGGCCATTTCATATCTCAACTATGTTATGTATGATGAAATACCATGTTTTCTGCTAgttcaataaatacaaagtctatatgaaataaccacatggtaaagCCACCGTAAACTTCTGTGTATTTAAAACTTGactattttctcatttaataagAAAATTTAGTGCAAAATGAGCATTACGGCCTAAAGtgaaattataaagaaaaaatcatCAATATATACACACGTGTTAAACATATACAACTGTGTGGTAATGTAAAGATGTAAAAGACCAAACTGCAATCTTCAAAATGATATTCACTTAAAATAGTAAACATCAGATTTTCTGTTGCCTCATTATTATCAATTCAGATGATGTAATTGTTTATCACGATATCTCTCTATATAAATTCATCATGATATGATTCTATTGAAATAcgataaattattttattgaattatcGCCAAGCACTTAAACGACAACAATGCTCGTGTGGCAAAAATGTGGTGCTGGAGACATCTACTGTACCAGTGCACACaacttattttattgacatttaattGAAACTTCAatctttccctaaccttaaccaagtgttATTGTTGCCTGAAGACAACCAAGTGCATGAGTCACGATAAAAGCCTGGGTTCCGGCGTCTAAAGCTCATTCTTACCGCAATCAAGTAGTCGCAGTGTTCCCTGTGAAATAAATTCTATCATGCTCTGACTGTACATCCCCTTGAAAAGAAGAATGCACAACTGTTTTGATTTAACTATTCATTTTAACAACACCAATATGTGTGCAGATACTGTATTGCATGTAAAGATGCCGCTGACCGTGTGCGAGGCTGCAGCTGTCTGTGTCCATATGGTGCAACATTGTATTGTCCTTTGCATAAAGATTGAATAAAAACCCATAATCAACATTTTAGTAATCCTGGCAACagttacattttgggaaaacaaaTTGGTAGtatataaaatgacaataacatttcattttgaggCTTCAGTAAGATTTACACTTTCTGAGGTCTTTAAGAGGATGTTTGAGGATTTTCAGAGGACCTTCTGAGGACTTTCAGAAGACTTTCTAAGGGGCTTTAAGGAGGATGTGAAAGGAGTAGATaaaattttcttttcaaatgttatttctgTTCACTTTGGGTTTaatggttttgttgttttaattttgagAAATTTAGCACAAGCAACACCACAGGCAGGAGATAGAGATTTGACAACAGATAGTAAAAATGTCACTAAAGTCCAAACTAACCTGTGGTAGGTGTACAGGTACGGCTGGCGGACGGCCTGCAGGGGAGCCCAGATGAGGAATCCCAGCAGGGCGAAGGGCAgggaggcgaggaggaggagcaggtaaAGGGGCGCGGAGATCAGCACGCACAGGGTGAGAAAGGAGCAGGGGTCCTGAGAGCGTTGGCGCTTCTCCAGTGACGTGGCCACGCAGGAGGCCAGCAGCTGGTCCAGGAGCCAGTAGCAGGGGAACACCAGGCTCCAAGACAAGCCATCCAGGAAGTGCAGACAGGCACCGGAGTAAGGGGTGGTGTGGAGgaccatctctttttttctttctccctttttcttcctctatcTGTCGCTTTCTACTAACCTTGCACGCTACCTCCACACCCACATGCACTATTTGAACAAGCAAACACGAAAATGATCCAGAGATGACAtgagcatgaataaataaaaaagaaatcagactCAAATGTAGACCCTCCCCCCTCCTCGGAGAGAGGTACACTACATGGTTTGgggtgatttatttattttatcttcacAGACAAGCTTGTCTGAGTATCACTGCCCCTCACTCAGCAATTAGAACCTCTACAGGGGGGGTCAAGGAGGGCAGTCTGAAGGTAGGAGGTTTCCATGACGAGAGCGTTTCCGTTGATAAAGGATCTACGATTGTGAGGGCTCCAACGACCTCGGGAGGCAGCTGCCGTTAAACATCACCCGGCCATCAAACATCACCGTTTCCTTAGGACCTGGAGAAGTGAGCCGATCGATAGAACAAAAGAGCAAGGAAAAAGGGAGggcaagagagagaggtggggaggAACAAGAAACAGGAGATTAGTGATGGACTTGCTGTGATTTGAGCATGCTGCGAGCAAAAATTAACCTTGTGTATTTCCGAATGTTTGTGAATGGATATAGTTCCCGCAGGTGCTTTTAAGTCCAcaggaaaaaattaagaaatttctgttagtgtgttttgtttcaacCCAGCTACCGTCAATCCAAACTTTAGTGTGCTGAATAAAATCGTATCCAAATGAAGATAAATAATGTATAACACTGGATCTATCGACTGAAAGAAGCATTAATATTCAATAGCATGTAGCCTAGCTCACTGAGATACAATGCCTAACAGCTGAATTACATAGCTAAATCTGCCGGCTAACTACCCTTATATAAAATGTCCTTCCTTTGGTATGTTTTCTGCCATTTGGACTTCAAGCAGCGACAGATTGAAATATGTTAAcataatcaattattttttgtggCTACAgcttcaaattaattaattcaggTCTGGAAGGAGGGCCTAAAGTACTATAACCTTGCCTTGACTTTACTGGAAAAAGAATTTACTCTTGAGCAACCAAGCTAATGTTATGGTCATTTCAAATAGGTTAAGCCAGAGCAGCTAGCTTAGGTTATCTCTACACACCATTCTAGCTCACTTTTCATATTTagtgaacaaaaatgtgttgaCTAGCAAACCAGCTAGCCGACACAGATGCTAACTGTTGCCTGTCTCGGTGGAAGAATTGattgataataaaaaactaaGCAACTGTAACAGAGTAAAgaatttattgttaaataaggTCAACTGAATTTCTTAATACAAAGTTTGGAATTTAATGGttgtaattaaaatattattttaataacataatagAGAAATGGAGAGATGAGCTATAACATTAGCCTTATATTGAAGTCCTGCTGACTTAGTACTTATACAAGTTATTCAACTACATTAACAGCTGAAAACATTCTTCCGccacatttgaataatttagGTCCCTAAGTAGGAAATGGACTGCGGTAGTATTTCCTAGAGGAAACCATCATAAATGGTCCAGAATGGCAAACAATATGATATTAACCACGACTATTTAAAAGATATTCCTGCCCACAGCGGACTCAACCAGAAACGACTGTCAGTGATTGCTTTTTCAACCGACTATAATACCAACACAGGCCACAATGGGAAGAATCAATTCCAccagcatgaataaataatgaatagatTAATTCATTCATGACAACAGCTAAAGGTTTAGGAAGATACAAAGATAGCGTAACTTCATATACCCCACAGGGACCACCAGAGCAACACAGCTAACACAGTGTCCCATCTCCACCACGACAAAATGACTCCAGAATCCATCAAACCACACTCAGACTCACTGTAAGCTGTACACACATTGCTAACACGCGTTACATGCTCAGCCTATATTAAAACACGTAGTAGGTGAAGGCGATGTCACTAATTACACCGCTAAGCAACTGTTCTGGTTTACATCCGTCACATAATATTATTGTTCTATTTCTGTTACATTTCCTCAATTTAATACTGTACGCCACATGCTCTGTCCTATTGTAATTTTGCATTCACGgtctgttcttttatttatcttttcaaggtgtaacacaaaatatcacTATGTGAGCCATTTGTCAAAAACAACCCTACTATTTTCTCCCAAAATGAGACTCTTTTGTTTGGCAGAATCATCCTCTAAATAGCACAACAATAATCACTGTCTCCTCCATCCTAGTAATCTTCTGCGCAGTCAAAAACCTTTGTGTACAGCATTGATTCATGTTATTGCGGTGGAACATGTTCCCTGTTTTGTAAGATGACTGAGTTGCTGCCCGCTACTGATCGACTTCCTCTCTATGCTGGTTGACTGGTTGACCGGGGCGGCTGAGAGTTAAAGAGATGACCTGCTGACTCCCCGGTAGGCCCAACTGACACGATCGCTGTGCTTcaggctgactgactgactgtttaaCTGTCTGGGCAGTTTACTGGATTGACGTGTGATTGTCTGGCAGATTAGCAGCACAACAAACAGCACTTTCAAATTCAGCCAGCCGGCAGTCTGTGACGCTGTGCTTAGGATTTTGACTCAGGTTATGAATCCATGGTGGCTGTATATTTAAGATAGTGAATATGACCGTGGTGGTTATTGGTTAAAGCAATGTTCAACCTACTTATCAATGAAAAGCTGCTGTCCATTTAGCTTAAACAGAGGTCGAAGCAGGCAGGGAGAAAAGGTAATTCAACGTAAAGTACAGCTCAAAAAAATGCTTCCATTAAtagaaaatgaagagaaatggaaaaaggaaaCCACAGAGAGTTGCTCATTACACAGAGGATCAGTCTCGAcgtaataaacaaaaaaaaatgagaaggtGAAAACAAGTACATGCTtgcataaattacattttatccaATGTTCATTGATTGGAAATCATCACAATAAATCTAGataaaaaattttttaaatggaaaataagaaTTAAAGATGTATTAAATTACGTCATatggtcttcatcagctgaTGTTTACGCAAATGAGAACTGTGAAATACAGTTAAAAGACCCAGAAAAAGCTCAAGGTCCTTGAGTTTAGGGACTTAtctgacattttggggaaatacacTAATTGTTATGTTGGTTTGTAAAACATTTCTACAATGACCTACTTTATAAGTGTTAGTAGGTTGATTTTGCAGCCATGTCTAATTCAAAATGATGTTACCACTCAACCAAAGAgagaaatgcattttaaattctcAGTTTTAATAACGTGATTAACAttgtaaatttaaacaaaagaaaaaagaaatcaaaactGTTGGTAGGGTTTAGTGAAACaccatggtttggcttaaattAAGTATGTTTTCAAATAGAAATTTGTCAAAGTTGACTGTTGGTTTCACACGTATTTGTGATATGTCAATGTAAAAAATTGCAGGAGAAAAAACGTTATCATCGAAACATAATTTACAATGCAGTTTCTTTGTATAGGAacatgtgttttaggaggctgtttttgttaaagtttttttctcttttacacttaaaataaactaaattaatctaatctaattacCTACTGGCTCAAGGTTTACAGTTACCCAatagacatgagagtggtatcgacCTTCTCATCTAACTATTGGCAAGAAAGGGGAGAGCGGTATTTGTCAAGCTATATTTCTTGAAGAACTATTATCTCAAATGTCAAGAGTCAACTTTCACGCTGAGGTTATTTTCTCCAGATATATTTATCAGTGTCATATATCCAGCAGTGAGCAGGTTGTAACTATCACAGTAAATCTTGAAGAAACAGCGTGACAGTGGAAAGAATGAGAAAggcagggaaaaaaagagaaaacatattAGTTAATTAAAGTATCTGCGCTGCTGCATTTCCCCGTCTTCCATGGTTGCC
This is a stretch of genomic DNA from Anoplopoma fimbria isolate UVic2021 breed Golden Eagle Sablefish chromosome 19, Afim_UVic_2022, whole genome shotgun sequence. It encodes these proteins:
- the smpd3 gene encoding sphingomyelin phosphodiesterase 3 produces the protein MVLHTTPYSGACLHFLDGLSWSLVFPCYWLLDQLLASCVATSLEKRQRSQDPCSFLTLCVLISAPLYLLLLLASLPFALLGFLIWAPLQAVRQPYLYTYHRPDKHQAEQGQAGPGGVGLGEWRPQGRSFCFCSANVCLLPDSLARFNNLSDTHRRAREVGKRIRNGASRPQIKIYIDSPTNTSISAASFSSLATGFRRTSSLDQRPDQTHTTNGPADTETEPLTECPIHPSGAADCPVHPSAGDQGTSECQGTSECPLHPDTTADCPLHPAGTNGSPDCPVHTSGEAPDCPLHSTGPQGGQGHHECPVHGEGTQTKPSPDCPLHASGVQISISAPEPDPQEEEAEKGNHRPGEQAGGDTGSMTASRESLARYHGGDGGIGISSNNTLSHVPRTSIFKRPGRKRRHGDETFDHEISAFFPANLDFLALQEVFDHGSTTRLRRQLHRYFPYVLSDVGRYGWKGCCSRFKFLNSGLMLASRYPILDARFECYPNGRGEDALAAKGALFAKVHVGTSHQEQRVVGYLTCTHLHAIEGDASVRCEQLDMLLQWGAEFRQSSSQPPEGEKVLEDLVAFDVVLGDLNFDNCSSEDKLEQQHALFTQYKDPCRLGPGEDKPWALGTLLDPSGLYDDEVSSPESLQKVMENEEGRKEYLVFPPSKSQCPASSQKGRKIPLKGNGRRIDYMLYSDEGLQQDWKLEIEEFSFVTQLAGLTDHLSVAMRLAVSTGEEEP